A window of the Salvelinus fontinalis isolate EN_2023a chromosome 26, ASM2944872v1, whole genome shotgun sequence genome harbors these coding sequences:
- the LOC129823848 gene encoding dipeptidyl peptidase 9-like isoform X2 produces MHRVKKVKLGDKTEGYWKSYLEGNMTAVDGLTDSTDVVEMEDIPSQFYVEKHSWGGLRDIIHSSRKYSGMIANKAPHDFQFVQKNDESGPHSHRLYYLGMPYGSRENSLLYSEIPKKIRKEALLVLSWKQMLDHFQATPHQGAYSREEELLRERKRLGAFGITSYDYHAQTGLFLFQASNSLFYCQDGGNNGFISAPIKPVEIKTQCSGTRMDPKISPGQPNFIAFINNNDLWLANLKSGEERRLTFCHKGLDNVKEDPKSAGVATFVIQEEFDRFTGYWWSPSAVEDSDGGKTLYLLYEEVDETEVEIIHVPSPALEERKADAYRYPRTGSKNPQTTLKLAEIKTDIQGKIVSIQDKELVLPFTSLFPGTEYISRAGWTTDGKYGWAVLLDRSQRRLQLVLLPPALFIPVTDDLAQRQKNLEAVPHDVQPYIVYEETTDIWINVHDIFYPFVQTSEDEFSFIWVNESKTGFSHLYKITSTLQPGCYQWSGSYEYTEGDFKCAIKEEMTLTSGEWEVLARHGSKIWVNEASKLVYFQGTRDTPLEHHLYVVSYQSPGDVVRLSKPGFSHSCSVSKNFDMFVSHYSNVSTPPCLHIYKLTGPEGDPLHMVPEFWASMMEAPGCPGDYKSPEIFDFPGKSGFQLYGMVYKPHNLQPGRKHPTVLFVYGGPQVQLVNNTFKGMKYLRLNTLASLGYAVVVIDGRGSCQRGLKFEGALKNKMGQVEIEDQVEGLQYVSERFNFVDLSRVAIHGWSYGGFLSLMGIIQRPNIFKVAIAGAPVTVWMAYDTGYTERYMDTPDNNQQGYEEGSVALHVDKLPSEPNRLLILHGFLDENVHFFHTNFLVSQIIRAGKPYQLQVYPNERHSIRCPESGEHYEIMLLHFLQQYL; encoded by the exons ATGCATAGAGTGAAGAAGGTCAAACTTGGAGACAAAACAGAAGGTTACTGGAAAAG ttATTTAGAAGGGAATATGACGGCGGTGGATGGGCTAACAGACAGCACAGATGTGGTGGAGATGGAGGACATTCCATCTCAGTTCTATGTGGAGAAGCACTCGTGGGGCGGCCTGCGTGACATCATCCACAGCAGCAGGAAGTACTCAGGAATGATCGCCAACAAAGCGCCCCATGACTTCCAGTTTGTGCAGAAAAACGATGAGTCAGGCCCCCACTCCCATCGACTGTACTACCTCG GAATGCCTTACGGAAGTAGAGAGAACTCACTGCTCTACTCGGAAATCCCCAAGAAGATCCGGAAAGAGGCCCTCTTGGTGTTGTCGTGGAAACAGATGCTGGATCACTTCCAG GCCACGCCGCACCAAGGGGCATATTCCCGGGAAGAGGAGCTCCTCAGGGAGCGGAAGCGCCTGGGAGCGTTTGGGATCACTTCCTATGACTACCACGCCCAGACCGGCCTGTTCCTCTTCCAGGCCAGCAACAGCCTCTTCTATTGCCAGGACGGGGGAAACAATGGCTTCATC TCTGCGCCCATTAAGCCGGTGGAGATTAAGACACAGTGCTCAGGGACCCGCATGGACCCCAAGATCTCCCCAGGACAGCCCAACTTCATTGCTTTCATCAACAACAACGACCTGTGGCTGGCTAACCTCAagtctggggaggagaggagactcacCTTCTGTCACAAAG GTCTGGATAATGTGAAGGAGGACCCCAAGTCTGCGGGCGTGGCCACGTTTGTGATCCAGGAGGAGTTTGACCGCTTCACTGGCTACTGGTGGAGTCCCTCTGCCGTAGAGG ACTCAGATGGGGGCAAAACGCTGTACCTGCTGTATGAAGAGGTGGATGAGACGGAGGTAGAGATCATTCATGTTCCCTCTCCAGCCTTGGAGGAGCGAAAGGCCGACGCCTACAGATACCCCCGCACAG GCAGTAAAAATCCTCAAACCACCCTGAAACTGGCTGAGATAAAGACTGACATACAAGGAAAA atcGTGAGCATACAAGACAAGGAGCTAGTTCTCCCcttcacctccctgttccctggGACGGAGTACATCTCCCGCGCAGGATGGACGACTGATGGCAAATA TGGTTGGGCAGTGCTGTTGGACCGCAGTCAGAGGAGGCTCCAGCTGGTGCTGCTGCCCCCGGCCCTCTTCATCCCCGTCACAGACGACCTGGCCCAGAGGCAGAAGAACCTGGAGGCTGTGCCCCATGACGTCCAGCCCTACATCGTCTACGAGGAGACCACCGACATCTGGATCAAT GTTCATGATATTTTCTATCCATTCGTTCAAACGTCAGAGGACGAGTTCTCGTTCATATGGGTGAATGAATCCAAAACGGGCTTCAGCCATCTGTACAAAATCACATCAACATTGCAACCAGGCTGCTACCAATGGTCAGGAAGCTACGAATACACAGAGG GAGACTTTAAATGTGCAATCAAGGAGGAGATGACTCTGACCAGTGGGGAGTGGGAGGTTTTGGCAAGGCATGGCTCCAAG ATCTGGGTGAATGAGGCCTCTAAGCTGGTGTACTTCCAGGGCACTAGAGACACTCCCCTGGAGCACCACCTCTATGTGGTCAGCTATCAGTCCCCAGGAGATGTGGTCAGACTCAGCAAGCCTGGCTTCTCCCACAGCTGCTCTGTAAGCAAG AACTTTGATATGTTTGTCAGCCACTACAGTAACGTGAGCACTCCCCCCTGTCTCCACATCTACAAGCTGACTGGCCCAGAGGGAGACCCTCTCCACATGGTTCCTGAGTTCTGGGCCAGCATGATGGAAGCCCCAG GTTGCCCAGGAGACTACAAATCTCCGGAGATCTTTGACTTCCCGGGAAAGTCAGGCTTCCAGCTCTATGGAATGGTGTACAAGCCTCACAACCTCCAGCCTGGCAGGAAGCATCCCACAGTCCTCTTTGTCTACGGTGGCCCGCAG GTCCAGTTGGTGAATAACACCTTCAAGGGGATGAAGTACCTGCGTCTCAACACCCTGGCCTCTCTGGGATACGCTGTGGTGGTCATCGACGGGAGAGGCTCCTGTCAGAGAGGCCTGAAGTTTGAAGGGGCTCTGAAAAACAAAATG ggcCAGGTGGAGATTGAAGACCAGGTGGAGGGGCTTCAGTACGTGTCAGAGAGGTTCAACTTTGTGGACCTGAGTCGTGTGGCGATCCACGGCTGGTCCTACGGGGGCTTCCTCTCCCTCATGGGCATCATCCAGAGACCCAACATCTTCAAG GTGGCCATAGCAGGCGCTCCCGTGACTGTGTGGATGGCGTACGACACGGGTTACACAGAGCGCTACATGGATACACCTGATAACAACCAACAGGGCTACGAGGAGGGCTCCGTGGCACTGCATGTGGACAAGCTGCCCAGCGA GCCAAACCGCTTGCTGATTTTACATGGATTCCTTGATGAGAATGTTCACTTTTTCCACACCAACTTCCTGGTGTCACAAATAATCCGCGCTGGGAAGCCATATCAGCTACAG GTCTACCCCAATGAGCGACACAGTATTCGCTGCCCAGAGTCAGGAGAACACTATGAGATCATGCTGCTGCACTTTCTACAACAATACCTCTGA
- the LOC129823848 gene encoding dipeptidyl peptidase 9-like isoform X1 has translation MHRVKKVKLGDKTEGYWKSYLEGNMTAVDGLTDSTDVVEMEDIPSQFYVEKHSWGGLRDIIHSSRKYSGMIANKAPHDFQFVQKNDESGPHSHRLYYLGMPYGSRENSLLYSEIPKKIRKEALLVLSWKQMLDHFQATPHQGAYSREEELLRERKRLGAFGITSYDYHAQTGLFLFQASNSLFYCQDGGNNGFIQSAPIKPVEIKTQCSGTRMDPKISPGQPNFIAFINNNDLWLANLKSGEERRLTFCHKGLDNVKEDPKSAGVATFVIQEEFDRFTGYWWSPSAVEDSDGGKTLYLLYEEVDETEVEIIHVPSPALEERKADAYRYPRTGSKNPQTTLKLAEIKTDIQGKIVSIQDKELVLPFTSLFPGTEYISRAGWTTDGKYGWAVLLDRSQRRLQLVLLPPALFIPVTDDLAQRQKNLEAVPHDVQPYIVYEETTDIWINVHDIFYPFVQTSEDEFSFIWVNESKTGFSHLYKITSTLQPGCYQWSGSYEYTEGDFKCAIKEEMTLTSGEWEVLARHGSKIWVNEASKLVYFQGTRDTPLEHHLYVVSYQSPGDVVRLSKPGFSHSCSVSKNFDMFVSHYSNVSTPPCLHIYKLTGPEGDPLHMVPEFWASMMEAPGCPGDYKSPEIFDFPGKSGFQLYGMVYKPHNLQPGRKHPTVLFVYGGPQVQLVNNTFKGMKYLRLNTLASLGYAVVVIDGRGSCQRGLKFEGALKNKMGQVEIEDQVEGLQYVSERFNFVDLSRVAIHGWSYGGFLSLMGIIQRPNIFKVAIAGAPVTVWMAYDTGYTERYMDTPDNNQQGYEEGSVALHVDKLPSEPNRLLILHGFLDENVHFFHTNFLVSQIIRAGKPYQLQVYPNERHSIRCPESGEHYEIMLLHFLQQYL, from the exons ATGCATAGAGTGAAGAAGGTCAAACTTGGAGACAAAACAGAAGGTTACTGGAAAAG ttATTTAGAAGGGAATATGACGGCGGTGGATGGGCTAACAGACAGCACAGATGTGGTGGAGATGGAGGACATTCCATCTCAGTTCTATGTGGAGAAGCACTCGTGGGGCGGCCTGCGTGACATCATCCACAGCAGCAGGAAGTACTCAGGAATGATCGCCAACAAAGCGCCCCATGACTTCCAGTTTGTGCAGAAAAACGATGAGTCAGGCCCCCACTCCCATCGACTGTACTACCTCG GAATGCCTTACGGAAGTAGAGAGAACTCACTGCTCTACTCGGAAATCCCCAAGAAGATCCGGAAAGAGGCCCTCTTGGTGTTGTCGTGGAAACAGATGCTGGATCACTTCCAG GCCACGCCGCACCAAGGGGCATATTCCCGGGAAGAGGAGCTCCTCAGGGAGCGGAAGCGCCTGGGAGCGTTTGGGATCACTTCCTATGACTACCACGCCCAGACCGGCCTGTTCCTCTTCCAGGCCAGCAACAGCCTCTTCTATTGCCAGGACGGGGGAAACAATGGCTTCATC CAGTCTGCGCCCATTAAGCCGGTGGAGATTAAGACACAGTGCTCAGGGACCCGCATGGACCCCAAGATCTCCCCAGGACAGCCCAACTTCATTGCTTTCATCAACAACAACGACCTGTGGCTGGCTAACCTCAagtctggggaggagaggagactcacCTTCTGTCACAAAG GTCTGGATAATGTGAAGGAGGACCCCAAGTCTGCGGGCGTGGCCACGTTTGTGATCCAGGAGGAGTTTGACCGCTTCACTGGCTACTGGTGGAGTCCCTCTGCCGTAGAGG ACTCAGATGGGGGCAAAACGCTGTACCTGCTGTATGAAGAGGTGGATGAGACGGAGGTAGAGATCATTCATGTTCCCTCTCCAGCCTTGGAGGAGCGAAAGGCCGACGCCTACAGATACCCCCGCACAG GCAGTAAAAATCCTCAAACCACCCTGAAACTGGCTGAGATAAAGACTGACATACAAGGAAAA atcGTGAGCATACAAGACAAGGAGCTAGTTCTCCCcttcacctccctgttccctggGACGGAGTACATCTCCCGCGCAGGATGGACGACTGATGGCAAATA TGGTTGGGCAGTGCTGTTGGACCGCAGTCAGAGGAGGCTCCAGCTGGTGCTGCTGCCCCCGGCCCTCTTCATCCCCGTCACAGACGACCTGGCCCAGAGGCAGAAGAACCTGGAGGCTGTGCCCCATGACGTCCAGCCCTACATCGTCTACGAGGAGACCACCGACATCTGGATCAAT GTTCATGATATTTTCTATCCATTCGTTCAAACGTCAGAGGACGAGTTCTCGTTCATATGGGTGAATGAATCCAAAACGGGCTTCAGCCATCTGTACAAAATCACATCAACATTGCAACCAGGCTGCTACCAATGGTCAGGAAGCTACGAATACACAGAGG GAGACTTTAAATGTGCAATCAAGGAGGAGATGACTCTGACCAGTGGGGAGTGGGAGGTTTTGGCAAGGCATGGCTCCAAG ATCTGGGTGAATGAGGCCTCTAAGCTGGTGTACTTCCAGGGCACTAGAGACACTCCCCTGGAGCACCACCTCTATGTGGTCAGCTATCAGTCCCCAGGAGATGTGGTCAGACTCAGCAAGCCTGGCTTCTCCCACAGCTGCTCTGTAAGCAAG AACTTTGATATGTTTGTCAGCCACTACAGTAACGTGAGCACTCCCCCCTGTCTCCACATCTACAAGCTGACTGGCCCAGAGGGAGACCCTCTCCACATGGTTCCTGAGTTCTGGGCCAGCATGATGGAAGCCCCAG GTTGCCCAGGAGACTACAAATCTCCGGAGATCTTTGACTTCCCGGGAAAGTCAGGCTTCCAGCTCTATGGAATGGTGTACAAGCCTCACAACCTCCAGCCTGGCAGGAAGCATCCCACAGTCCTCTTTGTCTACGGTGGCCCGCAG GTCCAGTTGGTGAATAACACCTTCAAGGGGATGAAGTACCTGCGTCTCAACACCCTGGCCTCTCTGGGATACGCTGTGGTGGTCATCGACGGGAGAGGCTCCTGTCAGAGAGGCCTGAAGTTTGAAGGGGCTCTGAAAAACAAAATG ggcCAGGTGGAGATTGAAGACCAGGTGGAGGGGCTTCAGTACGTGTCAGAGAGGTTCAACTTTGTGGACCTGAGTCGTGTGGCGATCCACGGCTGGTCCTACGGGGGCTTCCTCTCCCTCATGGGCATCATCCAGAGACCCAACATCTTCAAG GTGGCCATAGCAGGCGCTCCCGTGACTGTGTGGATGGCGTACGACACGGGTTACACAGAGCGCTACATGGATACACCTGATAACAACCAACAGGGCTACGAGGAGGGCTCCGTGGCACTGCATGTGGACAAGCTGCCCAGCGA GCCAAACCGCTTGCTGATTTTACATGGATTCCTTGATGAGAATGTTCACTTTTTCCACACCAACTTCCTGGTGTCACAAATAATCCGCGCTGGGAAGCCATATCAGCTACAG GTCTACCCCAATGAGCGACACAGTATTCGCTGCCCAGAGTCAGGAGAACACTATGAGATCATGCTGCTGCACTTTCTACAACAATACCTCTGA
- the LOC129823848 gene encoding dipeptidyl peptidase 9-like isoform X3, whose amino-acid sequence MHRVKKVKLGDKTEGYWKSYLEGNMTAVDGLTDSTDVVEMEDIPSQFYVEKHSWGGLRDIIHSSRKYSGMIANKAPHDFQFVQKNDESGPHSHRLYYLGMPYGSRENSLLYSEIPKKIRKEALLVLSWKQMLDHFQATPHQGAYSREEELLRERKRLGAFGITSYDYHAQTGLFLFQASNSLFYCQDGGNNGFIQSAPIKPVEIKTQCSGTRMDPKISPGQPNFIAFINNNDLWLANLKSGEERRLTFCHKGLDNVKEDPKSAGVATFVIQEEFDRFTGYWWSPSAVEDSDGGKTLYLLYEEVDETEVEIIHVPSPALEERKADAYRYPRTGSKNPQTTLKLAEIKTDIQGKIVSIQDKELVLPFTSLFPGTEYISRAGWTTDGKYGWAVLLDRSQRRLQLVLLPPALFIPVTDDLAQRQKNLEAVPHDVQPYIVYEETTDIWINVHDIFYPFVQTSEDEFSFIWVNESKTGFSHLYKITSTLQPGCYQWSGSYEYTEGDFKCAIKEEMTLTSGEWEVLARHGSKIWVNEASKLVYFQGTRDTPLEHHLYVVSYQSPGDVVRLSKPGFSHSCSVSKNFDMFVSHYSNVSTPPCLHIYKLTGPEGDPLHMVPEFWASMMEAPGCPGDYKSPEIFDFPGKSGFQLYGMVYKPHNLQPGRKHPTVLFVYGGPQVQLVNNTFKGMKYLRLNTLASLGYAVVVIDGRGSCQRGLKFEGALKNKMGQVETNALLSLCVTRARWRLLPSSLCVLPGPGGD is encoded by the exons ATGCATAGAGTGAAGAAGGTCAAACTTGGAGACAAAACAGAAGGTTACTGGAAAAG ttATTTAGAAGGGAATATGACGGCGGTGGATGGGCTAACAGACAGCACAGATGTGGTGGAGATGGAGGACATTCCATCTCAGTTCTATGTGGAGAAGCACTCGTGGGGCGGCCTGCGTGACATCATCCACAGCAGCAGGAAGTACTCAGGAATGATCGCCAACAAAGCGCCCCATGACTTCCAGTTTGTGCAGAAAAACGATGAGTCAGGCCCCCACTCCCATCGACTGTACTACCTCG GAATGCCTTACGGAAGTAGAGAGAACTCACTGCTCTACTCGGAAATCCCCAAGAAGATCCGGAAAGAGGCCCTCTTGGTGTTGTCGTGGAAACAGATGCTGGATCACTTCCAG GCCACGCCGCACCAAGGGGCATATTCCCGGGAAGAGGAGCTCCTCAGGGAGCGGAAGCGCCTGGGAGCGTTTGGGATCACTTCCTATGACTACCACGCCCAGACCGGCCTGTTCCTCTTCCAGGCCAGCAACAGCCTCTTCTATTGCCAGGACGGGGGAAACAATGGCTTCATC CAGTCTGCGCCCATTAAGCCGGTGGAGATTAAGACACAGTGCTCAGGGACCCGCATGGACCCCAAGATCTCCCCAGGACAGCCCAACTTCATTGCTTTCATCAACAACAACGACCTGTGGCTGGCTAACCTCAagtctggggaggagaggagactcacCTTCTGTCACAAAG GTCTGGATAATGTGAAGGAGGACCCCAAGTCTGCGGGCGTGGCCACGTTTGTGATCCAGGAGGAGTTTGACCGCTTCACTGGCTACTGGTGGAGTCCCTCTGCCGTAGAGG ACTCAGATGGGGGCAAAACGCTGTACCTGCTGTATGAAGAGGTGGATGAGACGGAGGTAGAGATCATTCATGTTCCCTCTCCAGCCTTGGAGGAGCGAAAGGCCGACGCCTACAGATACCCCCGCACAG GCAGTAAAAATCCTCAAACCACCCTGAAACTGGCTGAGATAAAGACTGACATACAAGGAAAA atcGTGAGCATACAAGACAAGGAGCTAGTTCTCCCcttcacctccctgttccctggGACGGAGTACATCTCCCGCGCAGGATGGACGACTGATGGCAAATA TGGTTGGGCAGTGCTGTTGGACCGCAGTCAGAGGAGGCTCCAGCTGGTGCTGCTGCCCCCGGCCCTCTTCATCCCCGTCACAGACGACCTGGCCCAGAGGCAGAAGAACCTGGAGGCTGTGCCCCATGACGTCCAGCCCTACATCGTCTACGAGGAGACCACCGACATCTGGATCAAT GTTCATGATATTTTCTATCCATTCGTTCAAACGTCAGAGGACGAGTTCTCGTTCATATGGGTGAATGAATCCAAAACGGGCTTCAGCCATCTGTACAAAATCACATCAACATTGCAACCAGGCTGCTACCAATGGTCAGGAAGCTACGAATACACAGAGG GAGACTTTAAATGTGCAATCAAGGAGGAGATGACTCTGACCAGTGGGGAGTGGGAGGTTTTGGCAAGGCATGGCTCCAAG ATCTGGGTGAATGAGGCCTCTAAGCTGGTGTACTTCCAGGGCACTAGAGACACTCCCCTGGAGCACCACCTCTATGTGGTCAGCTATCAGTCCCCAGGAGATGTGGTCAGACTCAGCAAGCCTGGCTTCTCCCACAGCTGCTCTGTAAGCAAG AACTTTGATATGTTTGTCAGCCACTACAGTAACGTGAGCACTCCCCCCTGTCTCCACATCTACAAGCTGACTGGCCCAGAGGGAGACCCTCTCCACATGGTTCCTGAGTTCTGGGCCAGCATGATGGAAGCCCCAG GTTGCCCAGGAGACTACAAATCTCCGGAGATCTTTGACTTCCCGGGAAAGTCAGGCTTCCAGCTCTATGGAATGGTGTACAAGCCTCACAACCTCCAGCCTGGCAGGAAGCATCCCACAGTCCTCTTTGTCTACGGTGGCCCGCAG GTCCAGTTGGTGAATAACACCTTCAAGGGGATGAAGTACCTGCGTCTCAACACCCTGGCCTCTCTGGGATACGCTGTGGTGGTCATCGACGGGAGAGGCTCCTGTCAGAGAGGCCTGAAGTTTGAAGGGGCTCTGAAAAACAAAATG GGCCAGGTGGAGACTaatgccctcctctctctgtgtgttaccaGGGCCAGGTGGAGACTattgccctcctctctctgtgtgttaccaGGGCCAGGTGGAGACTaa
- the LOC129823850 gene encoding 40S ribosomal protein S15 — protein MADVEIKKKRTFRKFTYRGVDLDQLLDMSYEQLMQLYCARQRRRLNRGLRRKQQSLLKRLRKAKKEAPPMEKPEVVKTHLRDMVILPEMVGSMVGVYNGKTFNQVEIKPEMCGHYLGEFSITYKPVKHGRPGIGATHSSRFIPLK, from the exons ATG GCGGATGTCGAGATCAAGAAGAAGCGTACCTTCAGGAAGTTCACCTACAGAGGTGTGGACCTGGACCAGCTTCTGGACATGTCCTA TGAACAGCTGATGCAGCTGTACTGCGCCCGCCAGAGGAGGAGACTTAACCGTGGCCTTCGCCGCAAGCAGCAGTCCCTCCTGAAGCGCCTGCGTAAGGCCAAGAAGGAGGCTCCCCCGATGGAGAAGCCCGAGGTGGTGAAGACTCACCTTAGGGACATGGTCATCCTGCCTGAGATGGTCGGCTCAATGGTCGGAGTGTACAACGGCAAGACCTTCAACCAGGTTGAAATCAAG CCTGAGATGTGCGGCCACTACCTGGGGGAGTTCTCTATCACCTACAAGCCAGTCAAGCACGGTCGCCCTGGTATTGGAGCTACACATTCTTCCCGTTTCATCCCACTGAAATAG